From the Acetobacter aceti genome, one window contains:
- the dapF gene encoding diaminopimelate epimerase, with translation MRTFFQKMHGLGNDFVIVDERATSFDLTPRRIAGLADRRRGIGCDQFVTLSAPEDSKASVFVRFFNPDGSEAGACGNASRCVASLIGQELHTDSLTFETQNGLLEARILSRDEMKGTVVTVDMGRPRTDWQAVPLAKAVDTLRLPLAGEPAALSMGNPHATFFVTDLSEAERGPALEIDPLFPDRANIGFARIDAPDRMRLRVWERGAGFTLACGSGACAAVVNAVRRGLGERRMTVEVDGGEMVIAWDADDHVLMTGPAQLAFEGTVDLEAYPK, from the coding sequence ATGAGGACATTTTTTCAGAAGATGCATGGATTGGGGAACGACTTCGTCATCGTCGACGAAAGAGCAACCTCTTTTGACTTGACACCAAGGCGCATAGCCGGATTAGCCGATCGCAGGCGGGGAATCGGCTGTGACCAGTTCGTCACTCTCTCGGCTCCTGAAGACAGTAAAGCATCTGTCTTTGTCCGCTTTTTCAATCCCGATGGCAGCGAGGCAGGCGCATGCGGCAACGCGTCCCGTTGCGTCGCCAGCCTGATAGGTCAGGAACTGCACACCGACAGCCTGACTTTCGAAACGCAAAACGGACTCCTTGAAGCCAGGATACTCTCGCGCGACGAGATGAAAGGCACCGTGGTCACCGTCGATATGGGACGCCCCAGAACAGACTGGCAGGCCGTGCCTCTCGCAAAAGCGGTCGACACGCTCCGCCTGCCGCTTGCGGGCGAACCTGCGGCCCTTTCCATGGGTAATCCGCACGCAACATTCTTTGTGACCGACCTGTCCGAAGCCGAACGTGGACCGGCACTGGAAATCGACCCGCTTTTCCCTGACCGCGCGAATATCGGCTTTGCCCGTATCGACGCCCCGGACCGGATGCGGTTGCGGGTCTGGGAGCGCGGCGCGGGCTTCACGCTCGCCTGCGGTTCCGGCGCCTGTGCGGCCGTGGTCAACGCAGTACGTCGTGGTCTGGGTGAACGCCGGATGACGGTAGAGGTTGACGGCGGGGAGATGGTTATCGCATGGGATGCCGACGATCATGTGCTGATGACCGGTCCCGCCCAGCTTGCCTTTGAGGGGACCGTCGATCTCGAGGCCTATCCAAAATGA